From Vibrio aerogenes, a single genomic window includes:
- the ribH gene encoding 6,7-dimethyl-8-ribityllumazine synthase, whose amino-acid sequence MKMIEGGFPAPDAKIAIVISRFNSFINESLLSGAIDTLKRHGQVADDNITVVRCPGAVELPLVAQRVAKTGKFDAIVSLGTVIRGGTPHFDYVCNECNKGLAQVSLEYSLPVAFGVLTVDTIDQAIERAGTKAGNKGAEAALSALEMINVLSAIDS is encoded by the coding sequence ATGAAAATGATCGAGGGAGGCTTCCCTGCACCTGATGCTAAGATAGCAATAGTCATTTCACGTTTTAATAGCTTTATTAATGAAAGTTTGCTTTCTGGGGCAATTGATACGCTGAAACGTCATGGACAGGTTGCCGATGACAATATCACAGTTGTACGGTGTCCGGGGGCTGTCGAGTTACCTCTGGTTGCTCAGCGTGTCGCAAAAACGGGAAAATTTGACGCAATAGTTTCTCTCGGTACTGTGATTCGTGGTGGAACACCTCACTTTGACTATGTTTGTAACGAGTGTAATAAAGGTCTGGCTCAGGTATCGCTGGAATATAGTCTTCCGGTGGCTTTCGGTGTGTTAACCGTTGATACCATTGATCAGGCTATTGAACGCGCAGGAACCAAGGCTGGTAATAAAGGTGCAGAGGCTGCATTAAGTGCGCTTGAAATGATTAATGTTCTTTCTGCTATTGATTCTTAA
- the nusB gene encoding transcription antitermination factor NusB → MGARVKPAARRNARQFALQAIYSWQVTKENVATIESQFLAGDKYDDEEHRSSEPSLQSPETDVDYFRDLLVGVVNHNMELDSKLRPYVSRPMQDLDMMELALLRLSMYEMTRREDVPYKVVINEAIELAKRFAAEDSHKFINGVLDKAAPHVRKK, encoded by the coding sequence ATGGGGGCCCGAGTGAAACCAGCCGCACGACGTAATGCACGTCAGTTTGCATTGCAAGCTATCTATTCATGGCAAGTGACTAAAGAGAATGTCGCGACGATTGAATCCCAGTTTCTTGCTGGTGATAAATATGATGATGAAGAACACCGTTCATCAGAGCCGTCACTTCAATCTCCCGAAACAGATGTTGATTATTTCAGAGATCTGTTAGTCGGCGTTGTCAATCACAATATGGAGCTGGACTCCAAACTTCGTCCTTATGTTTCCCGTCCTATGCAGGATCTGGACATGATGGAGTTAGCTTTGCTGCGTTTATCAATGTACGAAATGACTCGTCGTGAAGATGTGCCTTATAAAGTGGTCATCAATGAAGCGATTGAGCTGGCGAAGCGTTTTGCAGCTGAAGACAGCCATAAGTTTATCAATGGGGTGCTTGATAAAGCTGCACCACATGTTCGTAAAAAGTAA
- the ribBA gene encoding bifunctional 3,4-dihydroxy-2-butanone-4-phosphate synthase/GTP cyclohydrolase II — MTISSPQEIIDDIRQGKMVILMDDEDRENEGDLIIAAEHVTPEVINFMATHGRGLICLTLTRNRCERLGLPPMVQDNSAQFSTNFTVSIEAAEGVTTGISAADRARTVLAAVAKDAKASDLVQPGHIFPLTAQDGGVLTRAGHTEAGCDLARLAGMEPASVIVEVLNEDGTMARRADLEEFSDKHGIKLGTIAALIEYRNNTETTIERVARCQLPTRYGEFELVTYRDVIDNQIHYALIKESDSQQVPLVRVHLIDTFTDVLCSDRNADRSWSVEAAMERIAQEGGILVLLGNEESSDLIMHRVKMYELQDKGEAPSMAKKQGTSRRVGVGSQILADLGVHDMRLLSSASKKYHALGGFGLNVTEYICE; from the coding sequence ATGACAATTAGCAGTCCCCAGGAAATTATTGATGATATCCGTCAGGGTAAAATGGTCATTCTGATGGATGATGAAGACCGGGAGAATGAAGGTGATCTGATTATTGCTGCTGAGCATGTCACACCAGAAGTCATTAATTTTATGGCGACTCATGGCCGGGGCCTGATTTGTCTGACGCTGACCAGAAATCGTTGTGAGCGATTAGGGTTGCCACCTATGGTTCAGGACAATAGTGCTCAGTTTTCCACTAATTTTACTGTTTCAATTGAGGCTGCTGAAGGGGTAACGACAGGGATTTCTGCCGCAGATCGTGCGAGAACCGTTCTTGCTGCTGTCGCTAAAGACGCGAAGGCTTCTGATTTGGTACAACCCGGTCATATTTTTCCTCTGACAGCTCAGGATGGCGGTGTGTTAACCCGTGCTGGTCATACTGAAGCCGGGTGTGATTTGGCCAGATTAGCCGGAATGGAGCCGGCATCAGTGATTGTCGAAGTATTGAATGAAGACGGAACGATGGCAAGGCGTGCTGATTTAGAGGAATTTTCCGACAAACACGGTATCAAACTGGGCACGATCGCTGCTTTAATTGAATACCGTAATAATACGGAAACAACCATTGAACGTGTCGCCCGTTGTCAGTTGCCGACCCGTTATGGTGAGTTTGAACTGGTGACTTACCGGGATGTGATTGATAACCAGATTCACTATGCACTGATTAAAGAAAGCGATTCACAACAAGTTCCTCTGGTCCGGGTGCACTTGATTGATACTTTTACGGATGTGCTTTGCAGTGACCGGAATGCGGACCGAAGCTGGAGTGTTGAGGCTGCGATGGAAAGGATTGCTCAGGAAGGCGGCATTCTGGTGTTACTGGGCAATGAAGAATCATCCGATTTAATTATGCACCGTGTCAAAATGTACGAATTACAGGATAAGGGTGAAGCACCGTCCATGGCTAAAAAGCAGGGCACATCAAGACGAGTCGGTGTCGGTTCGCAGATTTTAGCTGACCTTGGGGTGCATGATATGAGATTGCTCTCCTCTGCCAGCAAAAAATATCACGCTTTAGGCGGCTTTGGGCTGAATGTGACTGAGTATATCTGTGAGTAG